The Amycolatopsis mongoliensis genome includes a window with the following:
- a CDS encoding Dabb family protein → MIHHVSRVTMKATATPEQIEAALEGWRNQGRSNPAVKSFIVGRDHGGDYTYSSVFVVEDLDGLFAYLTHPTTYQTDHLGLNLVERLEIFDVSDDEDPGLNGKIQELHRRRNELNPRIAGMLADVPSYAGSGVDD, encoded by the coding sequence ATGATCCATCACGTCAGCCGCGTCACGATGAAGGCCACCGCGACGCCCGAACAGATCGAGGCGGCGCTGGAGGGCTGGCGCAACCAGGGCCGGTCGAACCCGGCCGTCAAGTCGTTCATCGTCGGCCGCGACCACGGTGGTGACTACACGTACAGCTCGGTGTTCGTCGTGGAGGACCTCGACGGGCTTTTCGCCTACCTGACGCACCCGACCACCTATCAAACCGACCACCTGGGGCTGAACCTCGTTGAACGGCTGGAGATCTTCGACGTCAGTGACGACGAGGACCCGGGCCTGAACGGCAAGATCCAGGAGCTGCACCGACGCCGCAACGAGCTCAACCCGCGGATCGCCGGCATGCTCGCCGACGTGCCCAGCTACGCCGGCTCCGGCGTGGACGACTGA
- a CDS encoding GntR family transcriptional regulator, translating into MSEALHLQIKRVIEEQIHSGALPAGARLPTEKDLCEQYGVSRATAQRVLNDLAKAGLAVRRRRHGTFVADGVRQVNLLNFVVPGTAEKGAPGRHEVVSARITTAGDAVLALPGAEPGTAVVELVRRKLDLRERPQSVERHVVLFSVASDLLDEDLEHLVSLAYLRGRGVPVDTIRLYLDPVSLDERDAELLDSAPGTATLRRRRELRVTDGTVVEVVTALVRPGTAEFFVELPASAV; encoded by the coding sequence ATGTCCGAGGCCCTGCACCTGCAGATCAAACGGGTGATCGAAGAGCAGATCCACTCCGGGGCGCTGCCCGCGGGAGCGCGGCTGCCGACCGAGAAGGACCTGTGCGAGCAGTACGGCGTCAGCCGGGCCACCGCGCAGCGCGTGCTCAACGACCTGGCGAAAGCGGGCCTGGCCGTCCGCCGGCGACGGCACGGCACGTTCGTCGCGGACGGCGTGCGGCAGGTCAACCTGCTCAACTTCGTCGTGCCCGGGACCGCCGAGAAGGGCGCTCCCGGCCGCCACGAAGTCGTGTCCGCGCGGATCACCACGGCCGGTGACGCCGTTCTCGCGCTTCCCGGCGCGGAGCCCGGCACCGCGGTGGTGGAACTGGTCCGCCGGAAGCTGGACCTGCGCGAACGGCCGCAGTCGGTCGAGCGCCACGTCGTGCTCTTCTCGGTGGCTTCCGACCTGCTGGACGAAGACCTCGAGCACCTCGTGAGCCTGGCCTACCTGCGGGGCAGGGGAGTGCCGGTCGACACGATCCGGCTCTACCTCGACCCGGTGAGCCTCGACGAGCGCGACGCGGAGTTGCTGGACAGCGCACCGGGCACGGCGACCCTGCGGCGGCGCCGGGAGCTGCGCGTCACCGACGGGACCGTCGTCGAAGTGGTCACGGCGCTCGTCCGCCCGGGCACCGCGGAGTTCTTCGTCGAGCTGCCCGCCTCGGCCGTGTGA
- a CDS encoding TetR/AcrR family transcriptional regulator, which translates to MNDEPARRAGRGGRERVVTAAISLFAARGITATTMEDIAAHAPVSKRTLYAHFPTKEDLVLAQLDHLLRSGYSLLETLRRDDLPPRDRLLAMFAVQPWPDGTVRGCPFIHAAVEHPDPADRVHAFAREQKLLVLALVTGLLDELGIDEPEPLAEQLVTLSDGAASRAMVLNDPDYGRHARKAVETLLDHAPRRPGK; encoded by the coding sequence ATGAACGACGAACCGGCACGCCGAGCAGGCCGGGGCGGCCGGGAACGCGTGGTGACCGCCGCGATCAGCCTGTTCGCGGCGCGCGGCATCACCGCGACCACGATGGAAGACATCGCCGCCCATGCCCCGGTGTCCAAGCGGACCCTGTACGCCCACTTCCCCACCAAGGAGGACCTCGTCCTGGCCCAGCTGGACCACCTCCTGCGGTCCGGCTACTCGCTGCTCGAAACCCTCAGGCGCGACGACCTGCCCCCGCGCGACCGGCTCCTCGCGATGTTCGCGGTGCAACCATGGCCGGACGGAACCGTCCGGGGCTGCCCGTTCATCCACGCCGCGGTCGAGCACCCCGACCCCGCCGACCGCGTGCACGCCTTCGCGCGCGAGCAGAAACTCCTCGTGCTCGCCCTGGTGACCGGCCTGCTGGACGAACTCGGCATCGACGAGCCGGAACCGCTGGCCGAGCAGCTCGTCACCCTCTCCGACGGCGCCGCGAGCCGCGCGATGGTGCTCAACGACCCCGACTACGGCCGTCACGCCCGCAAGGCCGTCGAGACCCTGCTCGACCACGCGCCACGTCGCCCCGGCAAGTAG
- a CDS encoding NAD(P)/FAD-dependent oxidoreductase, which produces MKVIVVGAGVLGTAVARALAVAGAEVLLLDRRGPGTGTTSTTFAWTNANRKLDPAYHRLNVAGMTEHADLARRLPGAPSYFPSGALHWANSASAPWLADNVDRLLALGYPVRWIGRDEATPITGALRIPANAVSFAHFPGEGYVLPDRLLGNLLADAGRHGATCAIGEVAAVDDGPGGVSVTLAGGEVHRADRVVLATGRWSERLAAGAGIDLPMLAGIERGSPAVGLLGYVRAPGIDLRCVVHSPTLNLRPAAGGHTVVQALDLNAAVDPADPPAPDGPLARTIARRLSALLPEPAPTPEIDLRVGFRSLPADGHTIAGFGSPRVYCLVSHSGITLGPLLGRLAAAEVVTGRGQELLDPFRPTRFAGRRRADFEVTQQATRLGEQ; this is translated from the coding sequence ATGAAGGTCATCGTGGTCGGGGCGGGCGTGCTGGGGACCGCGGTCGCCCGGGCGCTCGCGGTCGCCGGCGCGGAAGTGCTGCTGCTGGACCGGCGGGGGCCCGGCACCGGGACCACGTCGACGACGTTCGCGTGGACCAACGCGAACCGCAAGCTCGACCCGGCCTACCACCGGCTGAACGTCGCGGGGATGACCGAGCACGCGGACCTCGCCCGCCGGCTGCCCGGCGCGCCGTCGTACTTCCCCAGCGGAGCCCTGCACTGGGCGAACTCCGCGAGCGCGCCGTGGCTCGCCGACAACGTCGACCGGTTGCTGGCCCTCGGGTATCCGGTGCGCTGGATCGGGCGCGACGAAGCGACGCCGATCACCGGCGCCCTCCGGATCCCGGCGAACGCGGTGTCGTTCGCGCACTTCCCCGGTGAGGGGTACGTCCTGCCGGACCGGCTGCTGGGAAACCTCCTCGCGGACGCCGGGCGGCACGGTGCGACGTGCGCGATCGGCGAGGTCGCCGCCGTCGACGACGGTCCCGGCGGGGTGTCCGTCACGCTGGCCGGCGGCGAGGTCCACCGGGCCGACCGGGTCGTCCTGGCGACTGGCCGCTGGAGCGAGCGGCTCGCCGCGGGCGCCGGGATCGACCTGCCCATGCTGGCCGGCATCGAGCGGGGATCACCGGCGGTCGGGTTGCTCGGCTACGTGCGGGCGCCCGGGATCGACCTGCGCTGCGTGGTCCACTCGCCGACGCTCAACCTGCGCCCCGCGGCCGGCGGGCACACCGTCGTGCAGGCGCTCGACCTGAACGCCGCGGTCGATCCCGCCGACCCGCCGGCCCCGGACGGGCCGCTCGCGCGCACGATCGCCCGGCGCCTCTCGGCTCTGCTGCCCGAACCGGCGCCCACCCCGGAAATCGACCTGCGCGTCGGGTTCCGCTCCCTGCCCGCGGACGGCCACACGATCGCCGGCTTCGGCTCGCCGCGCGTCTACTGCCTCGTCTCGCACAGCGGCATCACCCTGGGGCCGCTCCTGGGACGCCTGGCCGCGGCCGAGGTCGTGACCGGCCGGGGCCAGGAACTCCTCGACCCGTTCCGCCCCACCCGGTTCGCCGGACGGCGGCGCGCGGACTTCGAGGTGACCCAGCAGGCCACCCGGCTGGGTGAGCAGTAA
- a CDS encoding nitroreductase, translated as MATVTSLVERLIRDRRATRAFLPDPVPDETIEAVFRLAGAAPSNSNAQPWQVEVVSGAARDNFAEALVAAGRAGRQTVDFPYSDGIYSPVHQRRRAEFGAVLYDAPHVALLYAPESGDARLTADVGMYAQTLLLAMAAYGVASCPQTLLSFYADTVRETLGVTGGKLLFGIAFGYADPTAAINSVAVGREPLEKTTRFHR; from the coding sequence GTGGCGACGGTGACGAGCCTGGTGGAGCGGCTCATCCGGGATCGGCGCGCGACCCGGGCGTTCCTGCCCGACCCTGTTCCGGACGAGACGATCGAGGCCGTGTTCCGCCTGGCCGGCGCTGCGCCGTCGAACTCCAATGCGCAGCCCTGGCAGGTCGAGGTGGTCAGCGGAGCCGCGCGGGACAACTTCGCCGAAGCGCTCGTGGCCGCGGGCCGGGCGGGCCGGCAGACCGTCGATTTCCCGTACAGCGACGGCATTTACTCGCCGGTGCACCAACGACGGCGCGCGGAGTTCGGTGCCGTGCTCTACGACGCGCCCCACGTCGCCCTGCTGTACGCGCCGGAATCCGGCGACGCGCGGCTGACCGCGGACGTCGGCATGTACGCGCAGACACTGTTGCTGGCCATGGCGGCCTACGGGGTGGCCAGTTGCCCTCAGACGTTGCTGAGCTTCTACGCCGACACGGTGCGCGAGACGCTCGGCGTCACCGGCGGGAAGCTGCTGTTCGGTATCGCGTTCGGCTACGCCGACCCGACGGCGGCGATCAACTCCGTCGCCGTCGGCCGCGAGCCGTTGGAGAAGACGACACGCTTCCACCGCTGA
- a CDS encoding TetR/AcrR family transcriptional regulator, whose translation MSISTRRARERANTQERIIDAALHVLETEGPAALTIRRIANDVEYSAPVVYQHFANKDALVLELVAHGHRLMLTGFLQASQEADVDLRMRRIASEYVRFAGEHPHLYQVMNGPGVDADERRRVAEPAIDSLKELLTTWSAAHDVVLADLEEACEILWGTLYGIASLGHLSNIGNDRARRLAEQALHAILLGWRTEASADERAAEQPAP comes from the coding sequence ATGTCGATCAGCACGAGACGGGCCCGCGAACGGGCGAACACCCAGGAGCGGATCATCGACGCCGCGCTGCACGTCCTCGAGACCGAGGGCCCTGCGGCTCTGACGATCCGGCGCATCGCCAACGACGTCGAATATTCCGCACCCGTCGTCTACCAGCACTTCGCCAACAAGGACGCGCTCGTCCTGGAACTGGTCGCGCACGGCCACCGCCTGATGCTGACCGGGTTCCTCCAAGCCTCACAGGAGGCCGACGTGGACCTGCGCATGAGGCGCATCGCGTCGGAGTACGTGCGGTTCGCCGGCGAGCACCCCCACCTCTACCAGGTCATGAACGGCCCCGGGGTCGACGCGGACGAACGCCGGCGCGTCGCGGAACCGGCCATCGACTCCCTCAAGGAGTTGCTCACCACCTGGTCGGCCGCACACGACGTGGTCCTGGCCGATCTCGAGGAGGCCTGCGAGATCCTCTGGGGCACGCTGTACGGCATCGCGTCGCTCGGTCACCTCAGCAACATCGGCAACGATCGCGCCCGCCGCCTCGCAGAACAGGCTCTCCACGCGATTCTTCTCGGCTGGCGAACCGAGGCGTCGGCCGACGAACGGGCGGCCGAGCAGCCGGCGCCATGA
- a CDS encoding NAD-dependent epimerase/dehydratase family protein: MVTHVVIGAGSIGSTVARLLAERGQSVRIVTRSGSGPEHPLIDRVAADASDPAGLTELSRGAEVIYHCANPPSYTEWERLLPPLQTAAIAAAEANDAVLALTGSLYAYGPQPGGRMNEHTPMAAVGHKGRLRRRMWEQALAAGIRTVEVRGSDYIGKGANGIYSLLIEPALTKGKAAWITGHLDMPHTFTVNTDMAQALVTLASEERAWGRAWHVPSPPAVTIRELAGRYAAAAGRPPIKLIQLPRFVMRAAGLVVPIAREMAEMDYQWYAPFHMDATETAGTFRLTATDLDTAVRNEVS, translated from the coding sequence ATGGTCACACACGTCGTCATCGGCGCCGGTTCCATCGGCAGCACCGTCGCTCGTCTGCTCGCCGAGCGCGGCCAGAGCGTCCGGATCGTCACCCGCAGCGGCTCCGGCCCCGAACACCCGCTGATCGACCGGGTCGCCGCGGACGCATCCGACCCGGCCGGCCTGACCGAGCTGTCCCGCGGTGCCGAAGTGATCTACCACTGCGCCAATCCGCCCTCGTACACGGAATGGGAACGCCTGCTACCGCCCCTGCAAACGGCGGCCATCGCCGCCGCCGAGGCGAACGACGCCGTCCTCGCCCTGACCGGCAGCCTGTACGCCTACGGCCCGCAGCCCGGTGGCCGGATGAACGAACACACCCCCATGGCCGCCGTCGGGCACAAGGGCCGCCTGCGCAGACGGATGTGGGAACAGGCCCTCGCCGCGGGCATCCGCACGGTCGAGGTCCGCGGCTCCGACTACATCGGCAAGGGCGCCAACGGCATCTACTCCCTGCTCATCGAGCCGGCCCTGACGAAAGGGAAGGCGGCCTGGATCACCGGTCACCTGGACATGCCACACACCTTCACCGTCAACACCGACATGGCACAGGCGCTCGTCACGCTGGCGTCGGAAGAACGGGCGTGGGGCCGGGCCTGGCACGTGCCGTCCCCGCCGGCCGTCACCATCCGCGAGCTTGCTGGGCGCTACGCCGCCGCAGCGGGCCGACCACCGATCAAACTGATCCAGCTGCCGCGCTTCGTGATGCGCGCGGCCGGACTGGTCGTGCCGATCGCCCGCGAGATGGCCGAGATGGACTACCAGTGGTACGCGCCGTTCCACATGGACGCGACGGAGACGGCCGGCACCTTCCGCCTGACCGCCACCGATCTCGACACGGCCGTCCGCAACGAGGTCAGCTGA